The following are from one region of the Methanococcoides methylutens genome:
- a CDS encoding MBL fold metallo-hydrolase, with product MGVLACRQKNSRGTFKPHLAVSFRSEDGKVCTFSVDSTRVPKKQPQPDAYLITHAHSDHHGKSAMLSELSVCADKTAVALEIRHDRKFKGRTVDMCGSIEVNGTTVRTYPTGHTAGAVAFYWENDVGTRILVTGDVKDPSALPKCDLLITEANYGDHDDPSCHFEDDLEGFRSALDSSPQVAFGAYAFGKAQRAVELLREIGHDGPIAMEEKSLILSNRLLDEPGELVGLGEFDEDVVCIVPPWDLGKLPRSMAKYVMTGRQDYYYPSLQISDHLDANGLVDMVEKVDPEMTLVYHPGGDRPGKFASYLNSIGRGAVCLEDVDNILGNENL from the coding sequence TTTTAAGCCCCATCTTGCCGTAAGTTTCCGGTCAGAAGATGGGAAGGTTTGCACTTTTTCAGTTGATTCCACACGTGTCCCGAAAAAACAACCTCAACCGGATGCTTATCTTATAACTCATGCTCATTCTGATCATCACGGGAAATCTGCCATGCTCTCTGAGCTTTCGGTCTGTGCCGATAAGACCGCCGTAGCGCTTGAGATCCGGCATGATCGTAAGTTCAAAGGCAGGACAGTTGACATGTGCGGATCCATAGAGGTCAATGGTACAACTGTCCGGACATATCCCACAGGCCATACTGCAGGAGCGGTTGCATTTTACTGGGAAAATGATGTCGGAACGCGGATACTTGTCACAGGAGATGTGAAAGATCCTTCCGCATTGCCCAAATGCGACCTGTTGATAACCGAAGCAAATTATGGTGACCATGATGATCCATCATGTCATTTTGAGGATGATCTGGAGGGCTTCAGGAGTGCTCTGGATTCCAGTCCACAGGTTGCCTTTGGAGCATATGCTTTTGGCAAGGCACAGCGTGCGGTGGAGCTTTTGCGTGAGATAGGGCATGATGGTCCTATTGCCATGGAAGAAAAATCACTAATTCTTTCAAACAGGCTTCTGGATGAACCCGGAGAGCTTGTGGGATTGGGCGAGTTTGATGAGGATGTTGTTTGCATCGTCCCTCCGTGGGATCTGGGGAAGCTACCTCGTAGCATGGCTAAATATGTGATGACGGGCAGGCAGGACTATTATTACCCCTCCCTCCAGATAAGTGACCATCTTGACGCGAACGGTCTTGTGGATATGGTCGAGAAGGTCGATCCCGAAATGACATTGGTGTACCATCCGGGCGGGGATCGCCCCGGAAAGTTTGCTTCTTACCTGAACAGTATTGGAAGGGGAGCTGTTTGCCTTGAGGATGTTGATAATATCCTTGGCAACGAAAACCTCTAA
- a CDS encoding EMC6-like membrane protein, with protein MKKESKKKSGGTKDNADQSDAPVVSKPKIIKEKTPEERKAAHVEGIVKTAIAAFIGMIAGFGAFYRFGAGTETPWYAALVIIAVLAYYAQRVIYPAIKIDTKEFGPKGWFYVEFIVIDFCLVTWTLLLN; from the coding sequence TTGAAAAAAGAAAGCAAAAAGAAGTCAGGTGGCACAAAGGATAATGCAGATCAGTCTGACGCTCCTGTCGTCTCAAAGCCTAAGATAATCAAGGAAAAGACACCTGAGGAACGTAAGGCAGCCCATGTAGAGGGTATAGTCAAGACAGCCATCGCTGCATTCATTGGTATGATCGCAGGATTTGGTGCCTTCTACAGGTTCGGTGCAGGCACTGAAACTCCCTGGTATGCGGCATTGGTCATCATTGCTGTACTGGCATATTATGCGCAGCGTGTTATCTATCCTGCTATCAAGATAGACACGAAGGAGTTCGGTCCCAAGGGCTGGTTCTACGTAGAATTCATCGTAATTGACTTCTGTCTTGTGACATGGACGCTGTTGTTGAACTGA